The window CGATCGCGGCGGGGAGGACCCACGATGCGAGCGGCGCGACCGCGATCTCGTCGAACCCCCTCTCGATCGTGAGGTTCGACGGCCACGCGGCGAGCGCGGCGTAACGTCCCAGAAGGACGATCGCGTTGACCGCCCGGGTGAGCGGATCCACCGCGACGAGCGGGTTGTCGACGAACGGGAACTCGCGCCCCGAAAAGCCGACCGCCGCGCCCCGCAGCGCCAGATAGACCGCCAGCGCCGCGCCGTGCGCGAGGAACATCCGCGGATGCCTTCGCTGCGTCAGCGCCCACCACGCCGCGGGGATCAGCACGACCGCCGCGACCGCGCTGTCCTTCGACAGGAGCGCGAGGAAGAAGGCGAGCGCGGAGCCGGCCAGGCGCCACGCGGAGGGCTTCGCCTCGTGGTCGAGCGCGAGGCGGATCGCGACGAGGACGCCGAGCGCCGCCTGGACCTCCGCGCGCCCGACGATCCACAGCACCGCCTCGCTCCCGAGCGGGTGCACGGCGAACAACGCGGCGGCGGAGGCCGCCGCGAAGCGATCGCGTGAGAATCCCGCCAGCAGCCAGAACAACGCGAGCGCCGCGAGGAGGTGCAGGCCGACGTTCACGGCTCGGAACGCCTCCTTCGATCCAAAGGCCTGTGCGTTCCACGCGATCGACGCGATCGTGAGCGGCCGGTAGAGGTTCGACCCCTCGTGGCGCGTCCCGTGCCAGTAGTCGGTCTTGAGGGCCCCCGCGAGGTCGGCGCGTTTGGCGACCCACTCGCTCGCCACGAGGGTGCGGTCGTCGTGCAGGAGCGGATAGGAAAGCGCGCGGCCGTAAGCGACCGCCGCCAGCGCGAGCCCCGCCGCGAGGATGGCGGCGACGAGCTTCACGTGAGCTCCGCTTCGAAGTCGGCGGGGAGCGGCGCCGACACGTCCACGCCGTGCGCCTCGATCGCCAGCCTCGCGTTGTGGAGCATCTGCCGGCGCGCGCCCCCTTCCGCGTGCCGCGCGTCCCCGCGACCGGCGACGACGTCGAGGAAGTCCGCGTCGGGACGGCCGTAGAGGAGATCGCCGACGATCGGGTGCCCGATCGCGGCGAGGTGCACGCGGATCTGGTGGCGGCGGCCGGTCTTCGGGAACACGCGCAGGAGGGTACGTCCCGGAAGCCGCCGCTCGACCCGCCACGCGGTCAGGGCCGACTCCCCGGCGTCGGAGGTCTCCCGCCGGGTGTAGACGCGCGACGCCGCCTCGGCGATCGGGAGGTCGATCGTCCCCTCCGGCGCCTCGACTTCTCCCGCGACGAGGGCGAGGTACTCCTTCGTCACCTTTCCCCGTTCGAACGCCGTCGAGAGCGCCCTCGCCGTCGCCGCGTCCCTCGCGACGAGGAGCACCCCC of the Candidatus Polarisedimenticolaceae bacterium genome contains:
- a CDS encoding tetratricopeptide repeat protein, whose protein sequence is MKLVAAILAAGLALAAVAYGRALSYPLLHDDRTLVASEWVAKRADLAGALKTDYWHGTRHEGSNLYRPLTIASIAWNAQAFGSKEAFRAVNVGLHLLAALALFWLLAGFSRDRFAAASAAALFAVHPLGSEAVLWIVGRAEVQAALGVLVAIRLALDHEAKPSAWRLAGSALAFFLALLSKDSAVAAVVLIPAAWWALTQRRHPRMFLAHGAALAVYLALRGAAVGFSGREFPFVDNPLVAVDPLTRAVNAIVLLGRYAALAAWPSNLTIERGFDEIAVAPLASWVLPAAIAIVASWVGAVLVASRRQRRDLAVLVFAAGAAFGVTSNVFFPIGTIFAERVAYLPLAFACGLAGAGLAAIPRRAIAIALLGAACAAGAARAWVRAGDYRDLATLTEATVASSPRSVKALFNVGRTRLRTGRANQAIEPLERAVAILPDYPRAWATLAEAYEVNGQPEKAREARQRAGVAPSDEP
- a CDS encoding RluA family pseudouridine synthase encodes the protein MTEPETVFGVGPRDAGKRLDRFLNERIPGLSRTRVQEAIRRRVTLSWGVAARPSTPVRPGGSVIVTTVPLVEPPLELTIAILAEGSGWLAVDKPAGIPVHPVNRERDNTVIRMLRKQVGDEALRLCHRLDRETTGVLLVARDAATARALSTAFERGKVTKEYLALVAGEVEAPEGTIDLPIAEAASRVYTRRETSDAGESALTAWRVERRLPGRTLLRVFPKTGRRHQIRVHLAAIGHPIVGDLLYGRPDADFLDVVAGRGDARHAEGGARRQMLHNARLAIEAHGVDVSAPLPADFEAELT